Proteins encoded within one genomic window of Granulicella pectinivorans:
- a CDS encoding lipopolysaccharide biosynthesis protein — translation MPTTSNADLPISTSPPISGGFDPATAPEVTPPEPHVNPSPQTRFDRVLLRVARFVGLDRAVVFTLLARGWASVAGLISLTLITRFLTRAEQGYYYTFYSLVALQIVFELGFSVVILQTASHEAAHLHLSEDGTVTGPEDRHGRLASVLQKAVRWYTVAAIAMAVILYPVGRHFFKLQDLKQPHGNPVAWGVAWFAVVIATTCTFQIDPLFSFLEGCGYVSNVTRTRLAQAVLGSLLGWTALSMHHGLLAPACIIFGQAIAGGWFVYGKRGLLIPLLRHKASEFRIDWATEVWPFQWRIAVSWLCGYFTFQLFNPILLNYRGPIEAGQMGMSLNICGTLSAMAIAWMNTKAQPLGRLISLKDYKTLDRTFFRAVIQSTSAAFLGFATVWGIVFYLYSRGNPLSLRILPPSTLALLFAGHALNVIVFAEALYLRAHKQEKFMTNSILGALWMAPTAFFFGRTSGAHGIAICYFWGTIFIGIGYGTYTFLRYRKLWHAD, via the coding sequence ATGCCGACCACTTCCAACGCCGACCTGCCCATCTCGACCAGCCCCCCCATCTCCGGAGGCTTCGACCCCGCGACGGCTCCGGAGGTCACCCCCCCAGAGCCGCACGTCAATCCCTCGCCGCAGACGCGCTTCGACCGTGTTCTTTTGCGTGTCGCCCGCTTCGTCGGACTTGATCGCGCGGTGGTCTTCACGCTCCTCGCCCGCGGTTGGGCGTCGGTCGCTGGGTTGATCTCGCTCACGCTCATCACGCGCTTCCTCACCCGCGCCGAACAGGGCTACTACTACACCTTCTACTCGCTCGTCGCCCTTCAGATCGTCTTTGAACTGGGCTTCTCGGTCGTCATCCTGCAGACCGCCTCCCATGAGGCCGCGCATCTGCACCTGTCAGAGGACGGCACCGTCACCGGTCCCGAAGACCGCCACGGCCGCCTTGCCTCCGTCCTCCAGAAGGCCGTCCGCTGGTACACCGTGGCCGCCATCGCCATGGCCGTGATCCTCTATCCCGTAGGCCGCCACTTCTTCAAGCTGCAGGACCTCAAGCAGCCCCACGGAAACCCCGTCGCCTGGGGCGTGGCCTGGTTCGCCGTAGTCATCGCCACCACCTGCACCTTCCAGATCGACCCCCTATTCTCCTTCCTCGAAGGCTGCGGCTACGTCTCGAACGTCACCCGCACCCGCCTCGCCCAGGCCGTCCTCGGCTCTCTGCTCGGATGGACCGCCCTCTCCATGCATCACGGGCTCCTGGCACCGGCCTGCATCATCTTCGGCCAGGCCATCGCCGGTGGCTGGTTCGTCTACGGCAAACGCGGCCTGCTCATCCCTCTGTTGCGCCACAAGGCCAGCGAGTTCCGTATCGACTGGGCAACCGAGGTCTGGCCCTTCCAATGGCGCATCGCCGTCTCCTGGCTCTGCGGCTATTTCACCTTCCAGCTCTTCAACCCCATCCTGCTGAACTACCGCGGCCCCATTGAGGCCGGCCAGATGGGCATGAGCCTCAACATCTGCGGCACGCTCTCCGCTATGGCCATCGCCTGGATGAACACCAAGGCCCAGCCCCTCGGCCGCCTCATCTCCCTCAAGGACTACAAGACCCTCGACCGCACCTTCTTCCGCGCCGTCATCCAGTCCACCAGCGCCGCCTTCCTTGGCTTCGCTACCGTCTGGGGCATCGTCTTCTACCTGTACTCCCGCGGCAACCCGCTCTCTCTGCGTATCCTCCCGCCCTCCACCCTGGCCCTCCTCTTCGCCGGCCACGCCCTCAACGTCATCGTCTTCGCCGAAGCCCTCTACCTGCGCGCCCACAAGCAGGAGAAGTTCATGACGAACTCCATCCTCGGCGCCCTCTGGATGGCCCCGACGGCCTTCTTCTTCGGTCGCACATCCGGAGCCCACGGCATCGCCATCTGCTACTTCTGGGGCACCATCTTCATCGGGATCGGCTACGGAACATACACCTTCCTTCGCTACAGAAAGCTCTGGCATGCCGACTGA
- the scpB gene encoding SMC-Scp complex subunit ScpB, protein MSLKAKIEAVIYASEEPVTLAQLMGLLGQEAQAELDHLESAQHMLALNAASAPAESNSDDISAEDINAMAESTTEENAEAIEQVSEEPLAGEAEPSVPSEVEAAPVEASAGEAAPDAATAESAAVEPPDAEAEAAPVEAVVAEVAVGVAEPDAPVEKDEKQLAKEEKERTRRLREYFREILDQLIADYAKSERGLEIREVASGFRLATKPEYHDAVRGFVKSLKPPLKLTLQALETLAVVAYKQPVTAPEISEIRGVDSGGVLGSLISRKLIATAGRKQVIGRPILYKTTRDFLLRFGLKDVSELPSIEEFEKLAGELADSEAVQEEIPMPEPAPNEAVEELAEDLEPSKGESGPQADGDTTPLDEAHDETHVGTAEPTLATPEGDNEAPPDAPLEPVAEDLETPPSIDTNKL, encoded by the coding sequence ATGAGCCTTAAAGCCAAGATCGAAGCCGTCATCTACGCCTCCGAAGAGCCCGTAACCCTGGCCCAGCTAATGGGTCTCCTCGGGCAGGAAGCACAGGCAGAGCTCGACCACCTTGAGAGCGCTCAGCATATGCTTGCTCTCAACGCCGCGTCCGCCCCAGCCGAGTCCAACTCCGACGACATCAGCGCCGAAGACATCAACGCCATGGCCGAATCGACTACGGAGGAGAATGCCGAGGCGATCGAGCAGGTCAGCGAAGAGCCTCTCGCCGGTGAAGCCGAGCCCAGCGTTCCGTCGGAGGTTGAAGCCGCCCCCGTGGAAGCCTCGGCTGGGGAAGCTGCTCCGGACGCCGCCACGGCGGAGTCAGCCGCAGTGGAGCCTCCTGACGCGGAAGCTGAAGCCGCGCCGGTGGAAGCCGTCGTCGCGGAAGTGGCGGTAGGAGTCGCCGAGCCCGACGCCCCGGTCGAAAAGGACGAAAAACAACTCGCCAAAGAGGAAAAGGAGCGCACCCGCCGTCTCCGCGAGTACTTCCGCGAGATACTCGACCAGCTCATCGCCGACTACGCCAAGTCCGAACGCGGCCTCGAGATCCGCGAAGTCGCCTCCGGCTTCCGCCTCGCCACCAAACCCGAGTACCACGATGCCGTCCGCGGCTTCGTCAAGAGCCTGAAACCACCCCTCAAGCTCACCCTCCAGGCTCTTGAAACGCTGGCCGTCGTCGCCTACAAGCAGCCCGTCACCGCCCCTGAGATCTCCGAGATCCGTGGCGTCGACTCCGGCGGCGTGCTCGGCTCCCTGATCTCCCGCAAGCTCATCGCGACCGCAGGACGCAAGCAGGTCATTGGCAGGCCCATTCTCTACAAGACCACACGAGACTTCCTCCTCCGCTTCGGCCTCAAAGACGTTTCGGAGCTTCCCAGCATCGAAGAGTTTGAGAAGCTGGCCGGTGAACTGGCCGACTCCGAAGCCGTCCAGGAGGAGATCCCGATGCCCGAACCCGCACCGAATGAAGCTGTCGAAGAACTTGCGGAAGACCTCGAACCCAGCAAAGGCGAATCCGGCCCGCAGGCCGACGGCGACACCACCCCACTCGACGAGGCTCACGACGAAACCCACGTCGGCACCGCCGAGCCAACCTTGGCCACGCCCGAGGGCGACAACGAAGCACCCCCCGATGCTCCCCTCGAGCCCGTCGCTGAGGACCTGGAAACCCCACCCTCGATCGATACCAACAAGCTCTAG
- a CDS encoding inorganic phosphate transporter yields the protein MSSTATVREASLLDQKLAKSSAGKWGGIVFIVMLVGGLIYIGSKLASDLSIVHSPSVFPFVLLGLALFIALGFEFVNGFHDTANAVATCIYTHSLEPHVAVVYSGIMNFIGVLMSSGAVAYSIITLLPVELILKVSKGSGFSMVFALLVAAILWNLATWWRGLPASSSHTMIGSIIGVGVANQLMQGNSGTSGVEWEQVTKVFKALLISPLVGFGAAAIVFLIFKAVAKDPRLYKAPEGTEPPPFYIRALLILTCGGVSYAHGSNDGQKGMGLIMLILVGTVPTAYALNHTVTAAQVQTFAAVSTQVAGALSNYIDPSAAVADPGPQLEKFVSTKTYEPGVMLALQSEINEIRNEATSYGSLAGVPSEMQANVRNQMYLTSETLRILAKAPNAPKISAADTAAIANYKKFLDTSTRFIPTWVKVAVALALGLGTMIGWKRIVVTVGEKIGKTHLTYAQGASAELVAMCTILAADNYGLPVSTTHVLSSGVAGTMAANRSGLQLSTIRDIAMAWVFTLPAAALLSGGLFWLFNSIAK from the coding sequence ATGTCCTCGACAGCTACCGTCCGCGAAGCCTCTCTCCTTGACCAGAAGCTTGCTAAATCGTCCGCCGGTAAATGGGGTGGAATCGTCTTCATCGTCATGCTCGTCGGCGGCCTCATCTACATCGGCTCGAAGCTCGCCAGCGATCTCTCGATCGTGCACAGCCCCAGCGTATTCCCGTTTGTCCTGTTGGGTCTGGCGTTGTTCATCGCGCTTGGCTTTGAGTTCGTCAACGGATTCCACGACACCGCCAACGCCGTCGCCACCTGCATCTACACCCACTCGCTGGAGCCGCACGTCGCGGTCGTTTACTCCGGCATCATGAACTTCATCGGCGTGCTGATGAGCTCGGGCGCGGTCGCCTACTCGATCATCACGCTGCTTCCCGTCGAGCTGATCCTCAAGGTCTCCAAAGGCTCCGGCTTCTCCATGGTCTTCGCGCTTCTGGTCGCGGCCATCCTCTGGAACCTCGCTACCTGGTGGCGCGGTCTGCCCGCCTCCAGCTCGCACACCATGATCGGTTCCATCATCGGCGTGGGCGTCGCCAACCAGCTCATGCAGGGCAACTCCGGAACCTCCGGAGTGGAGTGGGAGCAGGTCACCAAGGTCTTCAAGGCGCTGCTCATCTCGCCTCTGGTCGGATTCGGCGCCGCCGCCATCGTCTTCCTCATCTTCAAGGCTGTGGCGAAGGATCCGCGTCTCTACAAGGCCCCCGAAGGCACCGAGCCGCCGCCGTTCTACATCCGCGCGCTGCTCATCCTCACCTGCGGCGGCGTCAGCTACGCCCACGGCTCCAACGACGGCCAGAAGGGCATGGGCCTCATCATGCTCATCCTCGTCGGCACCGTTCCCACCGCGTACGCCCTGAACCACACCGTCACCGCCGCGCAGGTTCAGACCTTCGCCGCCGTCTCCACGCAGGTTGCCGGAGCGCTCTCGAACTACATCGACCCCTCGGCCGCCGTCGCCGACCCCGGCCCGCAGCTTGAGAAGTTCGTCTCCACCAAAACCTACGAACCCGGCGTCATGCTCGCCCTCCAGTCCGAGATCAACGAGATCCGCAACGAAGCCACCAGCTACGGCTCGCTCGCCGGTGTCCCGTCCGAGATGCAGGCCAACGTCCGCAACCAGATGTACCTCACCAGCGAGACGCTCCGCATCCTCGCTAAGGCCCCCAACGCACCCAAGATCTCCGCTGCGGATACCGCCGCCATCGCCAACTACAAGAAGTTCCTCGACACCTCCACCCGCTTCATCCCCACCTGGGTGAAGGTCGCCGTGGCTCTGGCTCTCGGCCTCGGCACGATGATCGGCTGGAAGCGCATCGTGGTCACGGTCGGCGAAAAGATCGGCAAGACTCACCTCACCTATGCCCAGGGCGCCAGCGCAGAGCTCGTCGCCATGTGTACCATCCTCGCCGCCGACAACTACGGTCTCCCGGTCTCGACCACCCACGTCCTCTCATCCGGCGTGGCTGGAACGATGGCGGCCAACCGCAGCGGTCTCCAGCTCTCCACCATCCGCGATATCGCCATGGCCTGGGTCTTCACCCTTCCTGCGGCGGCGCTGCTGTCGGGCGGCCTCTTCTGGCTCTTCAACTCCATCGCGAAGTAA
- the msrA gene encoding peptide-methionine (S)-S-oxide reductase MsrA has product MAIEKATFGAGCFWGVEVRFSELSGVLDTAVGYEGGTNNHPTYKEVCTDRTGHAEVVEVTFDSRRLSYEQLLDAFFSFHDPTQLNRQGPDWGTQYRSVIFAHSEAQATQARSKIAELNASGSFRSPIVTRVEPATTFWKAEEYHQRYLEKRGMVSCHI; this is encoded by the coding sequence GTGGCAATTGAAAAAGCAACATTTGGAGCAGGCTGCTTCTGGGGCGTTGAGGTCCGGTTCAGTGAGCTCTCCGGCGTCCTCGACACCGCAGTCGGATATGAAGGCGGCACCAACAACCATCCCACCTACAAGGAAGTCTGTACCGACCGCACCGGGCACGCTGAAGTCGTGGAAGTCACCTTTGACTCGCGCCGCCTCTCGTACGAGCAGCTTCTGGACGCATTCTTCTCATTCCACGACCCCACGCAACTGAACCGCCAGGGGCCCGACTGGGGCACCCAGTACCGCTCCGTCATCTTCGCCCACTCCGAAGCCCAGGCCACGCAGGCTCGCTCGAAGATCGCCGAACTGAACGCCTCCGGCTCCTTCCGCAGTCCCATCGTCACCAGGGTCGAGCCTGCCACAACCTTCTGGAAGGCCGAGGAATATCACCAGCGATACCTGGAGAAGCGCGGCATGGTCTCCTGCCACATCTAA
- a CDS encoding aldo/keto reductase — MKKLGNSEMELTSIGFGAWAIGGGDWQYAWGPQDDAESVAAIHRAIDLGINWIDTAAVYGLGHSEEVVGKALKTASTKPYVFTKSSMTWGDDRKIVQTMKQIKRECEDSLKRLGVDAIDLYQIHWPVPDEEIEEGWTAMAELQREGKVRWIGVSNFSVAQMERALKIAPITSLQPPYSMINRGVEAEILPFCEKHGIGVINYSPMQSGLLTGKMTAERIAKMPADDFRKNTKQFQEPRLSRNLDLAKLLGEIGARHGVTAGVVAIAWTLHQSAITAAIVGGRSAEQVDGVFPAKDFRLSEAEYAEIGKFLTERP, encoded by the coding sequence ATGAAGAAGCTTGGCAATTCGGAGATGGAACTGACGTCGATCGGTTTCGGCGCTTGGGCGATTGGCGGCGGCGACTGGCAGTATGCGTGGGGCCCACAGGACGACGCGGAGTCGGTGGCGGCGATCCATCGGGCGATCGATCTGGGGATCAATTGGATCGATACCGCGGCGGTGTATGGGCTGGGACACTCGGAAGAGGTCGTCGGCAAGGCACTGAAGACCGCGAGCACGAAGCCGTATGTGTTTACGAAGTCGTCCATGACCTGGGGCGACGACCGCAAGATTGTGCAGACGATGAAGCAGATCAAGCGGGAGTGCGAGGACAGCCTGAAGCGTCTGGGGGTGGACGCGATCGATCTCTACCAGATTCACTGGCCCGTGCCGGACGAAGAGATCGAAGAGGGCTGGACGGCGATGGCCGAGTTGCAGCGTGAGGGCAAGGTTCGCTGGATTGGAGTTTCGAACTTTTCCGTTGCCCAGATGGAGCGGGCGCTGAAGATTGCACCCATTACCTCCCTGCAGCCGCCCTACTCGATGATCAACCGTGGCGTAGAGGCGGAGATTCTGCCGTTCTGTGAGAAGCATGGGATTGGCGTGATCAATTACTCGCCGATGCAGAGTGGGCTGCTCACGGGCAAGATGACGGCGGAGCGGATTGCGAAGATGCCGGCGGATGACTTCCGCAAGAATACGAAGCAGTTCCAGGAGCCGCGGCTGTCGCGGAATCTGGACCTGGCGAAGTTGCTGGGGGAGATTGGCGCGCGGCATGGGGTGACGGCGGGCGTTGTCGCGATTGCATGGACGCTGCACCAATCCGCGATTACGGCAGCGATTGTGGGCGGGCGAAGCGCGGAGCAGGTGGATGGGGTATTTCCGGCCAAGGACTTCCGGTTGAGCGAGGCGGAGTATGCGGAGATTGGGAAGTTTCTGACAGAGCGGCCCTAA
- a CDS encoding pseudouridine synthase yields MPNEKLPAKAPAKAVAKPVAKNPAKPEEPKGDRLQKILAQAGIASRRKAEEIILEGRVQVNGTTITDLGTRHDPHKDHIRVDGKLLQGPEKQRYYMLNKPRGYVTTLNDPEKRPTVMQLMANKKSGPHGDQVRLYPVGRLDYLSEGLLLMTNDGELANALSKAAAGVEKTYLVKVSGVPPASALDQIRRGIMIDRGRLDEVRSGRRDRIITAPAKLELVRGGDNPWYELTLTEGRNRQLRKMFEEIGHHVEKIRRIGYGALRLDVPPGEFRELTLGEVMALDRASKGKKVVPKKNLPEHAQLKAPVKKKPTFRKRVPRRP; encoded by the coding sequence ATGCCAAACGAAAAACTCCCTGCGAAAGCACCCGCTAAAGCCGTAGCCAAGCCCGTCGCAAAAAACCCTGCCAAGCCCGAAGAACCCAAGGGCGACCGCCTCCAGAAGATCCTCGCCCAGGCTGGCATCGCCTCCCGCCGCAAGGCTGAGGAGATCATCCTCGAGGGCCGCGTCCAGGTCAACGGAACCACCATCACCGACCTCGGCACCCGCCACGATCCCCACAAGGACCACATCCGCGTCGACGGCAAGCTCCTTCAGGGGCCCGAGAAGCAGCGCTACTACATGCTGAACAAGCCGCGCGGCTACGTCACGACGCTGAACGACCCCGAAAAGCGCCCCACCGTCATGCAGTTGATGGCGAACAAGAAGTCCGGCCCCCACGGCGACCAGGTCCGCCTCTACCCTGTAGGCCGCCTCGACTACCTGTCCGAGGGCCTGCTTCTGATGACCAACGATGGCGAACTCGCCAACGCGCTCTCCAAGGCCGCCGCCGGCGTTGAAAAGACCTACCTCGTCAAAGTCTCCGGAGTCCCCCCCGCCTCCGCTCTCGACCAGATCCGCCGTGGCATCATGATCGACCGTGGCCGCCTGGACGAGGTTCGTTCCGGCCGTCGCGACCGCATCATCACCGCCCCCGCCAAGCTGGAGCTCGTCCGTGGCGGCGACAATCCCTGGTATGAGCTCACCCTCACCGAGGGCCGCAACCGCCAGCTCCGCAAGATGTTCGAGGAGATCGGCCACCACGTGGAAAAGATCCGCCGTATCGGCTACGGAGCTCTCCGCCTCGACGTCCCCCCGGGCGAGTTCCGCGAACTCACCCTCGGTGAGGTCATGGCCCTCGACCGAGCCAGCAAGGGCAAGAAGGTCGTTCCCAAGAAGAACCTTCCCGAGCATGCCCAGTTGAAGGCGCCCGTGAAGAAGAAGCCCACTTTCCGCAAGCGGGTTCCGCGCCGCCCCTAA
- a CDS encoding segregation and condensation protein A: MSEETLQSEEPTAEGSVPEVEAEVPHPPFALASKPTPPAPEPKRTPAARDKDKEKEEASLSPFSVQVGQVYDGPLDLLLDLIRKQNIDIYDIPIARITSQFLDYTHQLKQTDVDSAGEFIYMASLLIHIKSKTLLPRDPSDVTGADAEDPRRELVERLLEHERFKAAAQMLQQKQQIEEATWSNPGLRYFRREQEAAQIGGMEQEIAADTSDLIRVFRDILERIRTRPILNVDEESVTVAQMITYVKQRLLLEDKPVSLRRLLHNTHTERALICMFLAMLELVRLQAVLLHQPVIQGDILIKKTDNFEDLIADQSVTRDDWR, encoded by the coding sequence ATGTCCGAAGAGACCCTACAATCCGAAGAACCAACCGCCGAAGGCAGCGTGCCTGAGGTTGAAGCTGAGGTTCCGCATCCGCCGTTTGCGCTGGCTTCGAAGCCGACTCCGCCTGCTCCCGAGCCGAAGCGTACGCCTGCGGCGAGGGACAAAGACAAGGAAAAGGAAGAGGCTTCACTCTCACCGTTTTCGGTGCAGGTGGGACAGGTCTATGACGGGCCGTTGGACCTCCTGCTGGACCTGATTCGCAAGCAGAATATCGATATTTACGACATCCCCATTGCGCGGATCACGTCGCAGTTTCTGGACTACACGCACCAGTTGAAGCAGACCGATGTGGACTCTGCGGGCGAGTTTATCTACATGGCCTCGCTGCTGATCCATATCAAGTCGAAGACGCTTCTGCCGCGCGACCCCTCGGATGTGACCGGGGCCGATGCGGAGGACCCGCGGCGCGAGCTGGTGGAGCGTCTGCTGGAGCATGAGCGGTTCAAGGCCGCAGCGCAGATGCTGCAGCAGAAGCAGCAGATCGAAGAGGCTACGTGGTCCAATCCTGGGCTGCGCTACTTCCGGCGGGAGCAGGAGGCAGCACAGATTGGCGGGATGGAGCAGGAGATTGCTGCCGATACGTCGGACCTGATTCGGGTGTTTCGCGACATTCTGGAGCGGATTCGGACTCGGCCTATCCTCAATGTCGATGAGGAGTCCGTGACCGTGGCGCAGATGATCACCTATGTGAAGCAGCGGCTTCTGCTGGAAGACAAGCCGGTTTCGCTGCGGCGGCTTCTGCACAACACACATACGGAGCGGGCGCTGATCTGCATGTTCCTGGCGATGCTGGAGCTGGTTCGGCTGCAGGCGGTTCTGCTGCACCAGCCGGTGATTCAGGGGGACATCCTGATTAAAAAGACGGACAACTTCGAAGACCTGATCGCGGACCAGAGTGTGACGCGCGACGACTGGCGCTAG
- the trpS gene encoding tryptophan--tRNA ligase, with protein sequence MTDQTPLSSRPRVLSGMRPTGRLHLGNYMGALYNWVQLQHEYDCFFFIADLHALTTEYFDPSGIPASSDDVILDFLAAGLDPNLCTLFVQQDVPAHSELHTLLSMITPVTWLERVPTYKDQQEQLKEKDLATYGFLGYPLLQSADILLYQPKYVPVGKDQEAHVEITREIARRFNQLYPGSFSMAEGAAPWELEAVKKTARKLANDSKKEHFTPHELIAAAPQTKLKSGYGTETILPVPEVLLTPSPKLPGTDGRKMSKSYGNTIMLADPEPEVRAKLKTMVTDPARIRRTDTGNPDVCPVFDLHRVFSTVEIQEKAAEGCRTAGIGCIECKGWLADAVVDVLAPIQQRRAHYEANPALVEEILTAGAAKARARATQTMHEVREVMGLRQPRP encoded by the coding sequence ATGACCGATCAGACACCTCTTAGCTCGCGCCCCCGTGTTCTCTCCGGCATGCGCCCCACCGGCCGGCTCCATCTGGGCAACTACATGGGTGCCCTGTACAACTGGGTCCAGTTGCAGCATGAGTACGACTGCTTCTTTTTCATCGCGGACCTGCATGCGCTGACGACCGAGTACTTCGACCCGTCGGGCATTCCGGCGAGTTCGGATGACGTGATTCTCGATTTTCTGGCGGCTGGTCTCGATCCGAACCTTTGCACGTTGTTCGTGCAGCAGGATGTCCCTGCACACTCCGAGCTGCATACGCTGCTGAGCATGATTACGCCGGTGACGTGGCTGGAGCGCGTGCCGACGTATAAGGACCAGCAGGAGCAGTTGAAGGAAAAGGATCTCGCCACGTACGGCTTCCTTGGCTACCCCTTGCTGCAGTCCGCCGACATCCTCCTGTACCAGCCGAAGTATGTTCCGGTGGGCAAGGACCAGGAAGCGCACGTCGAGATTACGCGTGAGATTGCGCGGCGCTTCAACCAGCTCTATCCGGGCAGCTTCTCGATGGCCGAGGGTGCGGCCCCGTGGGAGCTGGAGGCGGTGAAGAAGACGGCGCGGAAGCTGGCGAACGATTCGAAGAAAGAGCACTTTACGCCGCATGAATTGATCGCGGCGGCTCCCCAGACCAAGCTGAAGAGCGGGTACGGCACGGAGACGATTCTGCCAGTGCCTGAAGTCTTGCTGACGCCTTCGCCGAAGCTTCCCGGCACCGATGGCCGGAAGATGTCGAAGAGCTATGGGAACACCATCATGCTGGCGGATCCGGAACCGGAGGTTCGGGCGAAGCTGAAGACGATGGTGACCGATCCGGCGCGGATTCGGCGGACGGATACCGGCAACCCCGATGTCTGCCCGGTGTTCGATTTGCACAGGGTTTTTTCCACTGTGGAAATCCAGGAAAAAGCCGCCGAGGGCTGTCGAACTGCGGGTATTGGATGCATTGAGTGCAAGGGCTGGCTGGCAGACGCCGTGGTGGATGTACTGGCACCTATCCAGCAGCGACGTGCGCACTACGAAGCCAACCCGGCCCTCGTGGAAGAGATTCTGACCGCAGGTGCGGCGAAAGCCCGTGCCCGCGCAACCCAAACGATGCACGAGGTCCGCGAAGTGATGGGCCTGCGTCAGCCGAGACCGTAA
- a CDS encoding glycosyltransferase family 2 protein, with product MPTDPQPILTIAIPTYNRADLLESLLAVLTPQLAAHADVELLILDNGSTDNTPAVAALYATPQTRIHRHPENIGSDANFISAFQQARGRYFWLCGDDDIPVPPAVDNLMHHLRTRELDLVYLTSYGFRENWVTERQEDPFQRSFHTITDPRHLTIVVNMMFTFISGMVINRNRLLALQDEGLRIEDPSAFLGTNLTQLSWTLPLLRRHRQSLVLWNRPIAARQGHNGGYALAQVFGERLVELTQRCLPDRLDLARLITNFAIRRWFPSIIYDIRATGNQTFELDKAHATLSRVFGGNPRYWLFTYPVLVLPLPLARVWLRAGEAFSKLLYMATVPGFWRKEI from the coding sequence ATGCCGACTGATCCCCAGCCGATCCTGACCATCGCCATCCCCACGTATAACCGTGCTGATCTGCTGGAGTCCCTGCTTGCGGTGCTCACGCCGCAACTGGCCGCCCATGCCGATGTAGAGCTTCTCATCCTCGACAACGGCTCAACGGACAATACGCCGGCCGTCGCAGCCCTTTATGCGACCCCGCAAACCCGCATCCATCGCCATCCCGAAAATATCGGCTCCGACGCCAACTTTATCTCCGCCTTCCAACAGGCGCGTGGTCGTTACTTCTGGCTCTGCGGCGACGACGATATCCCCGTTCCACCCGCCGTCGACAACCTGATGCACCACCTCCGCACCAGGGAACTCGATCTCGTCTACCTCACCAGCTATGGCTTCCGCGAGAACTGGGTCACCGAGCGGCAGGAGGACCCCTTCCAGCGAAGCTTCCACACGATTACCGATCCCCGCCACCTCACCATCGTAGTCAACATGATGTTTACCTTCATCAGCGGCATGGTCATCAACCGGAACCGCCTCCTCGCTCTGCAAGACGAAGGTCTCCGCATCGAGGATCCCAGCGCCTTCCTCGGCACCAACCTGACGCAGCTCTCCTGGACGCTCCCTCTGCTGCGCCGCCATCGCCAGTCACTCGTGCTGTGGAATCGCCCCATCGCCGCCCGTCAGGGGCACAATGGCGGATACGCCCTCGCGCAGGTCTTCGGCGAGCGTCTGGTGGAACTCACCCAGCGCTGTCTGCCCGACCGGCTCGACCTGGCTCGCCTCATCACGAACTTCGCGATTCGCCGCTGGTTCCCGTCGATCATCTACGACATCCGCGCGACAGGGAACCAGACCTTCGAGCTCGACAAGGCCCACGCCACCCTCAGCCGCGTCTTCGGCGGCAACCCACGCTATTGGCTCTTTACCTATCCCGTACTGGTCCTGCCTCTGCCTTTGGCCAGGGTCTGGTTGCGCGCCGGAGAGGCCTTCTCCAAGCTTCTTTACATGGCCACTGTTCCCGGCTTCTGGCGCAAGGAGATCTAG